One genomic window of Cellulophaga sp. Hel_I_12 includes the following:
- a CDS encoding LytTR family DNA-binding domain-containing protein, with protein MLKIKYPFDPSLLHHVYIALGLALWIFVFLYFTEPLNVSEINTLEKLAYLPFYGIAGGFAYLSMLPFQQWLFKIGQRSWTLQRELFFLLFFMMMGLVLSRSVYVFIIVPNEPNIYSLAYFITGIYLPTLIAVIPIVFISRWAIGKYKNKKLEDKKIVINGEGTYEGLRLLQENLISIKSDDNYIEVTYLMNELMKKQLIRNKLSVIEKDLAFLVRTHRSYLINPVHFQRWDLSNGKLQIVLAAQVKIPVSKTYASLVKTTIKDLGLAL; from the coding sequence TTGCTTAAGATAAAATATCCATTTGACCCTTCTCTTTTACACCATGTGTATATTGCTTTAGGCCTTGCGCTTTGGATTTTTGTTTTTCTCTATTTTACTGAGCCCTTAAATGTTAGTGAAATTAACACTTTAGAGAAACTAGCGTATTTGCCTTTTTATGGTATTGCAGGGGGTTTTGCGTATCTCTCCATGCTTCCTTTTCAGCAATGGCTTTTTAAGATTGGTCAAAGAAGCTGGACCTTACAAAGGGAGCTCTTTTTTTTACTTTTCTTTATGATGATGGGGCTGGTTTTATCTAGATCCGTTTATGTTTTTATTATAGTTCCCAATGAACCAAATATATATAGTCTAGCTTATTTCATCACAGGTATTTATCTTCCAACGTTAATTGCGGTGATTCCTATTGTATTTATTAGCCGCTGGGCTATTGGTAAATACAAAAATAAAAAGCTGGAAGATAAAAAAATAGTAATTAATGGCGAAGGTACCTACGAGGGCTTGCGTTTACTTCAGGAAAATTTAATCAGTATAAAATCAGACGATAATTATATAGAAGTAACCTATCTAATGAATGAATTGATGAAGAAACAGCTGATTCGAAATAAACTTTCGGTCATTGAGAAAGACTTAGCTTTTCTAGTACGTACGCATAGATCGTACTTAATTAATCCAGTACATTTTCAACGATGGGATTTGAGCAATGGAAAATTGCAAATTGTGTTAGCGGCCCAGGTAAAAATTCCGGTATCCAAAACCTACGCATCACTTGTGAAAACAACGATTAAAGATTTGGGTCTTGCGTTATAA
- a CDS encoding S41 family peptidase: protein MKTLISLFFATILSGTTYSQKETCDCKTDLDFLIVKMKEMPSYKHQIKKQKKEAFFQEQYNAIATQMNEPLAVYKCYLLLNEMMGTLTDIHATVLSNTIPLSNENAKDSVTVAKFIASSEFANHPSAINNLTELRSALERKPKDALEGIYYYGDHLIVGIYAKGDEKYEGVVLASNVPIWVPGQVYLHVRKSGDNQYDVASYNLTTKKMYHIKSIAFENGRLFNLVKDRKTKDYSLVPEENSDWEYKAINKNTAYVHFGTFDRGSANKNMADVFYEDHKDNFNVANIIVDLRNNRGGSKKLSDPFYKLFKKSGAKIYILTNQFTGSNGEQFTVQLKKINGALHLGQTTWGIVSYGFNYGRSYTTPSKFFDVMPTDMDFHTKFFKYEDVGVVPDRALEINRSWIDQTLAFIEAK from the coding sequence ATGAAAACTTTAATTTCTCTTTTTTTTGCGACAATTTTATCAGGAACTACGTATAGTCAAAAAGAAACCTGCGACTGTAAAACAGATTTAGACTTTTTGATCGTGAAGATGAAAGAAATGCCCTCCTACAAGCACCAAATTAAAAAACAAAAAAAAGAGGCTTTTTTCCAGGAGCAATACAACGCTATAGCAACGCAAATGAATGAGCCCTTAGCCGTGTATAAGTGTTATTTATTGCTGAATGAAATGATGGGTACTTTGACGGATATTCATGCCACTGTTTTATCTAACACAATTCCATTATCAAATGAAAACGCTAAAGATAGCGTTACAGTTGCTAAATTTATCGCCAGTTCTGAATTTGCGAATCATCCTAGCGCAATAAATAATTTGACAGAATTAAGAAGCGCTCTCGAGCGTAAACCAAAAGATGCACTTGAGGGTATTTATTATTACGGAGATCATCTTATCGTAGGCATTTACGCCAAAGGTGATGAAAAATATGAAGGTGTAGTCTTAGCGTCTAATGTACCCATTTGGGTACCAGGGCAGGTCTATTTGCATGTAAGAAAGAGTGGTGATAATCAATATGATGTTGCTAGTTATAATTTGACCACTAAAAAAATGTACCATATAAAAAGTATTGCTTTTGAAAATGGAAGGTTGTTTAATTTAGTTAAAGACCGTAAAACTAAAGATTATTCTCTTGTGCCAGAAGAAAACAGCGATTGGGAATATAAAGCGATCAACAAAAATACAGCGTATGTGCATTTTGGTACTTTCGACAGGGGTAGCGCGAATAAAAATATGGCTGATGTTTTTTATGAAGACCATAAAGACAATTTTAATGTTGCAAATATTATTGTTGATCTAAGAAATAATAGAGGGGGAAGTAAAAAATTGTCTGATCCTTTTTATAAATTATTCAAAAAGAGCGGAGCTAAAATTTATATTTTGACCAACCAATTTACGGGAAGCAATGGAGAGCAATTTACGGTTCAGTTAAAAAAAATAAATGGAGCACTGCATTTAGGACAGACTACCTGGGGGATAGTAAGCTACGGATTTAATTATGGACGCAGCTATACTACGCCCTCAAAATTCTTTGATGTGATGCCAACAGATATGGATTTTCACACTAAATTTTTTAAATATGAAGACGTCGGAGTAGTTCCTGATAGAGCCTTAGAAATCAATAGGAGCTGGATAGACCAAACATTAGCCTTTATTGAAGCGAAATAA